The following proteins are encoded in a genomic region of Bernardetia sp. MNP-M8:
- a CDS encoding ATP-binding protein has product MFKFLNHVSIKTKVVGSIMIATIIALIIAFSAFIIYDLIDYRTELETGLRDRAQIISRDAYLPVSFADPKNTEDQLKDLFASDPNILAAQVYDTLGRPFAKYERLGMKVNPAYKKPPYENSDFDLLNNQMSIYHRREVDLANFDKDNTTGLSIDNRPPTYPTVYLLSNLDRFYDRMQRYALITGLILLTVSLLTYFIAIRLQRLVSKPILELTAQTKQIAQEKVYSTRISRGERRDEIGTLTESFDDMLAQIEQQNLALVLAKEQAEQSAKAKEQFLANMSHEIRTPMNGVYGMSELLLDTSLNNVQLKYVNAIKSSADHLLVIINDILDLSKIESGKISFEESPIDFYPIVENMISSIKVKADTKKVTLRSKISPDIPARFVGDEVRLRQVLLNLLGNAVKFTHKGEIVIGANLVDEDKNFVTLHFYVSDTGIGISEEKIDDIFTMFTQASSDTTRKYGGTGLGLAICKQLVELQGGEIYAKSKVGQGSTFAFQLRYKKYTEVSQPMVQRDRTNQIPDFLRNAINSENLIQKENIDSTSIAAPKPITNKILLAEDNEINQLLVVTMLKNWNYEIEVAFNGKEAVEKLQKEEFNLVLMDVHMPEMDGYQATKIIRETISKDLTIIAMTASALKGEAEKCIAAGMNDYIAKPFNKEAFKQKLASYLRK; this is encoded by the coding sequence ATGTTCAAATTTCTCAATCATGTTTCTATAAAGACAAAAGTAGTCGGTTCGATTATGATAGCGACTATTATTGCTTTGATAATTGCCTTTTCGGCTTTTATTATCTATGACTTGATTGATTACAGAACCGAATTAGAAACAGGTTTGCGTGATAGAGCGCAGATTATTTCTAGGGATGCTTATCTTCCAGTTAGTTTTGCAGATCCTAAAAATACAGAAGACCAGTTAAAAGATTTATTTGCTTCTGATCCTAATATTTTGGCTGCACAAGTATATGATACACTTGGCAGACCCTTTGCAAAATATGAGCGTTTGGGAATGAAAGTAAATCCTGCTTATAAAAAACCTCCTTATGAAAATTCTGACTTTGATTTACTAAATAATCAAATGTCAATTTATCATCGTAGAGAAGTAGATTTAGCTAATTTTGATAAAGATAATACAACAGGACTTTCGATAGATAATCGTCCTCCAACTTATCCAACCGTTTATCTTTTATCTAATCTTGACCGTTTTTATGATCGTATGCAACGTTATGCGCTCATTACGGGGCTTATTTTGCTTACCGTTTCTCTTCTTACTTATTTTATAGCTATTCGTTTACAAAGATTAGTTTCGAAACCGATTTTGGAACTGACAGCACAAACAAAACAAATTGCTCAAGAAAAAGTCTATTCTACACGAATTAGTAGAGGAGAAAGAAGGGACGAAATCGGAACACTGACAGAAAGTTTTGATGATATGCTTGCACAAATTGAACAGCAAAACTTAGCTTTAGTTTTGGCAAAAGAACAAGCCGAACAATCTGCAAAAGCAAAAGAACAGTTTTTGGCAAATATGAGTCATGAAATTAGAACACCTATGAATGGCGTTTACGGAATGTCAGAGCTTTTATTGGATACTTCTCTAAATAATGTTCAGTTGAAGTATGTCAATGCCATTAAATCTTCTGCTGACCATCTTTTAGTTATTATCAATGATATTTTAGATTTATCAAAGATTGAATCTGGAAAAATATCTTTTGAAGAAAGTCCAATTGATTTTTATCCAATTGTAGAAAATATGATAAGTAGCATCAAAGTAAAAGCTGATACTAAAAAGGTTACTTTAAGAAGCAAAATAAGTCCAGATATTCCTGCTCGTTTTGTGGGCGATGAAGTGCGTTTAAGACAAGTTTTGCTTAACCTCCTAGGAAATGCTGTAAAATTCACACACAAAGGAGAAATAGTAATTGGTGCTAATTTGGTAGATGAAGATAAAAATTTTGTAACACTTCATTTTTATGTAAGTGATACAGGAATAGGGATTTCAGAAGAAAAGATAGATGATATTTTTACAATGTTTACGCAAGCAAGTAGCGATACCACACGAAAATATGGTGGAACAGGTCTAGGTCTTGCAATATGTAAACAATTGGTAGAACTTCAAGGAGGAGAGATTTATGCAAAAAGTAAAGTAGGACAAGGTTCTACATTTGCTTTTCAACTTCGCTACAAAAAATATACAGAAGTAAGTCAGCCTATGGTACAGCGAGATAGAACAAATCAAATTCCTGATTTTCTGCGTAATGCAATCAACTCTGAAAATCTTATCCAAAAAGAGAATATAGACAGTACAAGTATTGCAGCTCCCAAACCAATTACAAATAAGATTTTATTAGCAGAAGATAATGAAATCAATCAGCTTTTAGTAGTAACAATGCTTAAAAACTGGAACTATGAAATTGAAGTGGCTTTCAATGGAAAAGAAGCCGTCGAAAAGCTACAAAAAGAAGAGTTTAATTTGGTCTTAATGGATGTTCATATGCCTGAAATGGATGGTTACCAAGCTACCAAAATAATCAGAGAAACTATTTCAAAAGATTTGACTATTATCGCCATGACTGCTTCTGCACTAAAAGGAGAAGCCGAAAAATGTATTGCAGCAGGAATGAATGATTATATTGCCAAACCATTTAATAAAGAAGCCTTCAAGCAAAAACTTGCTAGTTATTTGAGAAAGTAA
- a CDS encoding asparagine synthetase B, producing the protein MKKKLILSLFFLFFISVSNFAKANQIMIAMDETQKNHLKAYGIAFAVLKQDMTVEWLLNYRGGSFMFDYSRPFEEEMRLRGVSFEIISEAQATQVRSQIAKADVNMDIVKLEVAPKIAVYSPKSKQPWDDAVTLVLTYAEIPYDVVFDDEIMQDKLPEYDWLHLHHEDFTGQYGKFYASYSGQKWYQDQQREYEEVAKKYGFAKVSELKLAVVKKIQGYCLGGGFMFAMCSATDTYDIALAAEGIDICDRVYDGDPADPAANKKLKFENTFAFKDFKLVLNPFEYEYSSIDNSYRQRTGITEKNDYFELFQFSAKWDPIPTMLTQNHVTKVKGFMGQTTAFRKELVKSDVVILGEFKTVNEVRYIHGTMGKGTWTFYGGHDPEDYQHYVGEAPTDLNLHPQSPGYRLILNNILFPAAKKKKRKT; encoded by the coding sequence ATGAAAAAAAAACTTATTCTATCTCTATTCTTTCTGTTTTTTATAAGTGTTTCAAATTTTGCTAAAGCTAATCAGATAATGATTGCGATGGACGAAACACAGAAAAATCATTTAAAAGCCTACGGAATTGCATTTGCTGTTCTTAAACAAGATATGACTGTCGAATGGCTTCTAAACTATCGTGGTGGTAGTTTTATGTTTGATTATTCTCGTCCTTTTGAAGAAGAAATGCGCCTTCGTGGAGTGAGTTTTGAAATTATCTCAGAAGCTCAAGCAACTCAAGTTCGCAGTCAGATTGCAAAGGCTGATGTTAATATGGACATTGTAAAACTGGAAGTTGCTCCAAAAATTGCTGTTTATTCTCCAAAATCCAAACAGCCTTGGGATGATGCTGTAACGCTTGTTCTGACTTATGCAGAAATTCCTTATGATGTCGTTTTTGATGATGAAATTATGCAAGACAAACTCCCTGAATATGATTGGTTACATTTGCATCACGAAGATTTTACAGGACAATATGGAAAATTTTATGCTAGTTATTCAGGTCAAAAATGGTATCAAGACCAACAAAGAGAATATGAAGAAGTAGCCAAAAAATATGGTTTTGCTAAAGTTTCAGAGCTTAAATTAGCTGTTGTAAAGAAGATTCAAGGATATTGCTTAGGTGGTGGATTTATGTTTGCCATGTGTTCGGCAACAGATACATACGATATTGCGCTTGCAGCTGAAGGAATTGATATTTGTGATAGAGTTTATGACGGTGACCCTGCCGATCCAGCAGCCAATAAAAAATTGAAGTTTGAGAATACATTTGCTTTCAAAGATTTCAAATTAGTCTTGAATCCTTTTGAATATGAGTATTCTAGTATTGATAATAGTTATCGTCAGCGCACAGGAATCACAGAAAAGAATGATTATTTTGAGCTTTTTCAGTTTTCTGCCAAATGGGATCCAATTCCGACTATGCTTACTCAAAACCACGTTACGAAAGTAAAAGGTTTTATGGGACAAACGACAGCTTTTAGAAAAGAGTTAGTAAAATCTGATGTTGTGATTTTGGGAGAATTCAAGACAGTAAATGAAGTTCGTTATATTCATGGAACAATGGGAAAAGGAACATGGACTTTTTATGGGGGACACGACCCAGAAGATTATCAACATTATGTAGGAGAAGCTCCAACAGACTTAAACCTACACCCACAATCCCCTGGATATAGACTAATTTTGAATAATATTTTATTTCCTGCTGCAAAGAAAAAGAAGAGAAAAACGTAA
- a CDS encoding transglycosylase domain-containing protein, whose product MLKKSLFIKAIKITWAVFGVGLFFIAMWVMAIQEDFGGYFGGMPDLKDLENPNSNVASEIYSADGTLMGKYYRENRTPVPLSEISPNVINALVATEDIRFREHSGIDFISLLRVFYGVITFELDGGGSTISQQLAKNLFNTRTEKYEGDWTTPDNSKILRMGIIKFKEWMLSIKLERSYTKDEILYWYLNTVDFGRNAFGIKVAAKTYFDKEPIDLTLPEAATLVGMLKAPTSYNAIGNPEKSKFRRNVVFKQMEKYNYITAEERAILKEEPMVTNENYSEVDAHHNGAAPYFRTIVRNEVMRWCKENGYDLFADGLRIYTTIDSRMQQHAEGAVKEHMKELQGNFFKQWKDKNPWRDEYGKEIEGFLEKATRQTERYRLTKIKHDGDSTLIAQDMAQQMNEPIKMKIFDWNSKGYEKDSVMTPLDSIRYYKHFMHVGMMAMDPHTGQIKAWVGGINHKHFQFDHVQQGRRQPGSTFKPIVYATAISEKKFHPCFQVTDVPKTFNLESGGTWTAKNSGGYTGQTMTLRQGLARSVNTIAAYLIGELDSKNGASKVIEYARRMGIEAPLDAVPALALGVSDVSVYEMVGAYGTFNNDGNWTEPIFITRIEDKNGRVLRDFSPKTRPALSKDDANTMLYMLMGAGEERGGTALGLWKYKFRKAGVQIAGKTGTTQNYSDGWFMGMTKNLVVGTWVGGDDRSIHFNNFAYGQGSRMAMPAYGMFMDSLYMDSTITDYVLPRVNLVNRSELSIETDCSKYNRSGSDSSLRDLMPVRGSLEDDIM is encoded by the coding sequence ATGCTAAAAAAATCCTTATTCATAAAAGCCATAAAAATTACTTGGGCAGTCTTCGGAGTAGGACTATTTTTTATTGCCATGTGGGTAATGGCAATTCAAGAAGATTTTGGAGGTTATTTTGGTGGTATGCCAGACCTAAAAGATCTTGAAAATCCAAATAGTAATGTTGCTTCTGAAATTTATTCAGCAGATGGAACATTGATGGGAAAATATTATAGAGAAAACAGAACTCCTGTACCACTCTCCGAAATTTCTCCTAATGTAATCAATGCTTTGGTTGCTACCGAAGATATTCGTTTTAGAGAACATTCTGGGATAGACTTTATTAGTTTATTACGTGTTTTTTATGGAGTTATTACTTTTGAGCTTGATGGAGGAGGAAGTACAATTTCTCAACAGCTTGCCAAAAACTTATTTAATACTCGTACCGAAAAATATGAAGGAGATTGGACAACACCAGACAATAGCAAAATTCTACGTATGGGAATTATCAAATTTAAAGAATGGATGCTTTCTATAAAACTAGAACGTTCTTATACAAAAGATGAAATCCTTTATTGGTATCTCAATACTGTAGATTTTGGTAGAAATGCTTTTGGAATAAAAGTAGCTGCAAAAACGTATTTTGATAAAGAACCAATTGATTTGACATTGCCAGAAGCTGCTACACTTGTTGGAATGTTGAAAGCTCCTACTTCTTACAACGCTATCGGAAATCCTGAAAAATCTAAGTTTCGTAGAAATGTAGTTTTTAAGCAAATGGAAAAATATAATTACATTACTGCTGAAGAACGTGCAATTTTGAAGGAAGAACCAATGGTAACAAATGAAAATTATAGTGAAGTTGATGCACACCACAACGGAGCAGCCCCTTATTTCAGAACTATTGTAAGAAATGAAGTGATGAGATGGTGTAAAGAAAATGGCTACGATTTGTTTGCTGACGGACTACGAATTTATACTACTATTGATTCAAGAATGCAACAGCATGCAGAAGGAGCAGTAAAAGAACACATGAAAGAATTACAAGGTAATTTTTTCAAACAATGGAAAGACAAAAATCCTTGGAGAGATGAATATGGAAAAGAAATTGAAGGTTTTTTAGAAAAAGCAACAAGACAAACCGAACGTTACCGTCTTACAAAAATAAAACATGACGGAGATTCTACTCTCATAGCACAAGATATGGCACAACAAATGAATGAGCCTATCAAAATGAAGATTTTTGACTGGAATAGCAAAGGATATGAAAAAGATTCTGTCATGACACCGTTAGATTCTATTAGATATTACAAGCACTTCATGCATGTTGGTATGATGGCAATGGATCCACACACAGGACAAATAAAGGCTTGGGTAGGTGGAATCAATCACAAACACTTCCAATTTGACCACGTACAACAAGGAAGAAGACAACCAGGCTCTACTTTCAAACCTATCGTTTATGCAACGGCTATTTCTGAGAAAAAATTTCATCCTTGTTTTCAAGTTACAGATGTTCCAAAAACATTTAATTTAGAATCAGGTGGAACTTGGACAGCCAAAAATAGTGGTGGTTATACAGGACAAACCATGACACTTCGTCAAGGACTTGCTCGTTCTGTAAATACAATTGCAGCTTATCTGATTGGAGAACTAGATTCTAAAAATGGAGCAAGTAAAGTAATTGAATATGCTCGCAGAATGGGAATAGAAGCTCCTTTAGATGCCGTTCCTGCTTTAGCATTAGGCGTAAGTGATGTTTCTGTTTATGAAATGGTAGGAGCTTATGGAACTTTTAATAATGATGGGAACTGGACAGAACCTATCTTTATTACTCGTATAGAAGATAAAAATGGACGTGTACTTCGTGATTTTTCTCCAAAAACTCGTCCTGCACTCTCCAAAGATGATGCAAACACAATGCTTTATATGCTTATGGGCGCAGGAGAAGAAAGAGGAGGAACAGCTTTAGGATTATGGAAATATAAATTTAGAAAAGCAGGTGTTCAGATAGCAGGAAAAACAGGAACTACACAAAATTATTCTGATGGTTGGTTTATGGGAATGACCAAAAATTTAGTTGTCGGAACATGGGTAGGTGGAGATGATAGAAGTATTCACTTCAACAACTTTGCTTATGGACAAGGCTCAAGAATGGCAATGCCAGCCTATGGAATGTTTATGGATTCTTTGTATATGGATTCTACTATTACTGATTATGTACTACCAAGAGTAAATCTAGTAAATAGATCAGAGCTTTCCATTGAAACAGATTGTAGTAAATATAACCGTTCAGGAAGTGACTCTTCACTACGTGATCTTATGCCAGTTAGAGGCTCTTTGGAAGATGATATTATGTGA
- a CDS encoding DUF1569 domain-containing protein yields the protein MLFEKQLAELESYIPQLEKTNPKVTHSNVGWQVDHALRVIRGVAKQLEDSNPSEFKSKFSFPKFFVMLTKHIPRGKARVPKSVRNENPITEESIREFLEKTKLQVDKIEDLNKNTYFPHPIFGHMNKKEAIRFIGIHTEHHLKIIRDMLQ from the coding sequence ATGTTATTCGAAAAACAGCTTGCTGAACTTGAGTCTTATATTCCACAACTAGAAAAAACAAACCCAAAAGTCACACATTCAAATGTAGGTTGGCAGGTTGACCATGCACTGCGTGTTATTCGTGGAGTAGCTAAACAGCTAGAAGACTCTAACCCAAGTGAGTTTAAAAGTAAATTTAGTTTTCCTAAGTTTTTTGTAATGCTAACAAAGCATATTCCTAGAGGAAAGGCAAGAGTTCCCAAATCTGTCCGAAATGAAAATCCAATTACAGAAGAATCAATTAGAGAATTTTTAGAAAAAACGAAATTGCAGGTTGATAAGATAGAAGATTTGAATAAAAACACTTATTTTCCTCATCCTATTTTTGGACACATGAATAAAAAAGAAGCAATTCGTTTTATAGGAATTCATACTGAACATCATTTGAAAATTATTCGTGATATGCTTCAATAA